The proteins below come from a single Roseiflexus sp. RS-1 genomic window:
- a CDS encoding IS110-like element ISRfsp2 family transposase, which produces MASRESLFIGIDVSKQTLDVAFGADPHAPRETIPYTNEGVQLLVTRLQRLQPTLIVLEATGGLERMVFAQLLQAGVPTARVQPRRVRALAHAEGRQAKTDRLDARLLARFAERVRPPHHQATDEQRASLRDLLVRREQVIQMRTAEINRLTAAAPNLRPGIQQHIDWLDQEIRALEQERDNEAERTDEVRRKRELRDSVPGIGAITALNLLLRLPELGTINRKEAAAFVGVAPYANQSGAQHKPRHISGGRRDVRSVLYMATLAATRRRLVRRAFDQRLCQAGKPRKVAIVAAMRKLLTILGAILRQQKPWDPAVHTSAP; this is translated from the coding sequence ATGGCTTCCCGTGAGTCGCTCTTTATCGGCATTGATGTCTCCAAACAGACGCTGGATGTGGCGTTTGGCGCCGACCCGCACGCGCCACGCGAGACGATACCGTATACCAACGAAGGTGTCCAGCTCCTGGTCACGCGACTCCAGCGCCTGCAGCCGACCCTGATTGTGCTGGAGGCGACCGGCGGGCTGGAGCGCATGGTGTTCGCCCAACTGCTCCAGGCTGGCGTGCCGACGGCGCGGGTGCAGCCACGCCGCGTGCGCGCCCTGGCGCACGCGGAAGGACGCCAGGCGAAGACCGACCGCCTGGATGCCCGGTTGCTCGCCCGCTTTGCCGAACGGGTGCGCCCGCCGCACCACCAAGCGACGGACGAGCAGCGCGCATCCTTGCGCGACCTGCTGGTCCGGCGGGAGCAGGTGATTCAGATGCGGACGGCTGAGATCAATCGGTTGACGGCTGCCGCGCCGAACCTCCGCCCGGGCATCCAGCAGCATATTGATTGGCTGGATCAGGAGATCCGTGCGCTTGAGCAGGAACGCGACAACGAGGCGGAGCGCACCGACGAGGTGCGCCGGAAACGGGAGCTGCGCGACAGCGTGCCCGGCATCGGCGCGATCACCGCACTGAACCTGCTGCTCCGCCTGCCCGAACTGGGGACCATCAATCGCAAGGAAGCGGCGGCCTTTGTGGGCGTTGCGCCGTATGCCAATCAGAGCGGCGCACAGCACAAACCCCGGCATATCTCCGGCGGCAGGAGGGATGTGCGCAGCGTGTTGTACATGGCGACCCTGGCGGCCACGCGGCGCCGTCTGGTCAGGCGCGCCTTCGATCAGCGCCTGTGTCAAGCTGGCAAGCCGCGCAAGGTCGCCATCGTCGCTGCGATGCGCAAGCTGCTGACTATTCTCGGCGCAATATTGCGTCAGCAAAAGCCCTGGGATCCGGCTGTGCATACGAGCGCCCCTTGA